GTTACTGCCGAAAAGATGATAGAAAACTTCCACACCAACGCTGTGGCTCCTCTTATGATCACCAAGGTAATGTTTATTAATAggctttgcattttttttttcatttaaacggGTGGAGCTGTGGATCAGCTGTATAGTGCCACACAAAGGTTTTGTTTGGAAGGttccagatgaaaacaaataaaagaaggaTGACTTTATTTCTGCGCAGTCACCGGCAAGAggcaaacttaaaaaataacaagatgACCTTGATGTACAGAAGACACAAAAGCCCCTCGGCTCAGGCCAGACCGCATTTCATAAATACTAATTTAAAGTCCAGTGTCCGTCGGCCTCAGAGCACAGAGGCAAACAACAGAGCGACACCCTGAGCTGGTAGAAACTCTGGCTCTGATCAAAACGCCTGCTGACACTCAGTTTGTTCCAGTGGAAGGACAGTGTCTGTAAATACAAGGCCGCACTGCAGCACAGAGCTCTGACTCAAACATCTGAGCACAAGTGGAGGTCAGTGAACAATCACATGGTTTGGAGACGTCATCTTGAGTCATGCAAACTTCTGACGGACATTTGTCAGTCAGGACGATACGGTTGTTTGGGGGTTGAAGCAGCTAGCAATTTTAGGGAGTAAAGCATTTCAAATACTAACTTATTtgtagaaatatatatttaaaaaccacAAAGACAAATTGTCAAGGATTCCTAAGATGATGTTGTCAAATCTTTATTGCAAAAAATGTAACTGAAACTTTCCAGTTCAACCATAAAATTGAATTCAGACACAAGCAAATACACAGAACTtagatatataaaataaatacagatcttTTCGGCATTGTTTCTTgtgtaatctttttttttttctatgagtGGCTAATATCGGCCCATTATTCAATTATTATATTTGAATTGGTCGGGTGCTCCTTTTTCAATTTAATACTAGTATTATTGTGAATGTCTTAACATCTCTTCACGATACTGATATTGTATATTTTCAGCTCGGTGATATAATATAGTGTTAGAACATGATGAATTTttgattaaattgtatttgtgtcAAGGTTATTGATCATATCATTGATAAGATGCTGCATCTGCCTGACAGACgatcaataataatcaataaaagtTAAATCTGCAAGTCATTGCTACCTTAAAACTTACGTGGCCTGAAATAGTTTGTTTGGAGAGTTCCGCCCTTCTCTCAGagagtatataatatataattctgCCTCCAGAGGGCGACACTGACCGTGTTTTCCCACAGTGTAGTGCATGTGAGCCCGGCAGTGAACGCTCCAGTCGTTGTCTCCTAATAACTTTATATTTATacgtgtgttgtgttttaatttttaaaactaaatatttcacATATCTATGTTCTCCTCCCTCTGATCCCAGgccttcctccctctgctcaaAGCAGCTGCgtccagaggaggagcaggcggcTCAGGGAGCATGAGCATCCAGAGGGCAGCAGTTATCAATATGTCCTCTCTAATGGGATCTGTGGAGCGCAACTGGGGGGAGAGTGCAAACATTAAATGGTTCCCCTACAGGACCTCCAAGGTGATGTGTCACAATTaattgaaaatgtgtgtttaattgGTTAATTAGGGGGTTTTGCATGTAAAGTAGGTTAACCCTGGAAAGAGAAAGGCATCTCTGACTGTTACAGACGACTGGTTAGCGTAAAAGAAAGTTACAAACTCTTTCAAAGACGAGTTCAGCGTTATGCTTCATGATAGTTTGATGTGTTTGCCTCCTCAGACTGCCCTGAACATGGTGAGTCGCTGTATGGCTGCAGACCTGGAGCCCGATGggattctctgtattgccatACACCCAGGCTGGGTGCGCACTGACATGGGGGGGTCCCAGGTAAGAGCCAGTCGGACAGTCACAGTCTTTCTCCACACATTTAAATCATATCATCCTCTGTAATGGAAATAGTCTGTCTCTGCCTGCATTGAGGTTTTGGAGATCTTTAAAATCCGTAACACTTTATTAACTATGATAAATATGAATCCCTAGACTCTGTTGTAAAATAAATTGTACAATAGTTATTCAATCAGCTTTTGCTTAAATTGACACAAATGGTTCTTGATCCAAACGATTTCTAAATATAgtaacatgaaaaaaaacatttctcaacaCTCAATTAGCTGTTACAGCACAATTAGAGGTAAAACTTGTCTTTAACATATTACAAATATACCAGAGCTTTCTCACAGTCAGTTTCCTGGGTGATGTAcgtatttacacacacattgtttttgtgtgtatttgtgtgtttccaggctACATTGAGTCCAGAGGAGAGCACTTCCTCCATGTTGTCTGTGATTGGAGGCCTAAGTGAAAAGCATCATGGGTCGTTTTTGAACTTTACTGGAGAGGTGCTACCCTGGTAAACCCGCACATCACCAGTAATGAGTATGGTGATTATGAGCACTATTAACTTTTGGTTGTTAAGTTAGTTAAGATCCTCTTCAGCTAAGCAAAGATTAATCTGTTACCGGCTCAGAGTTGTTCTTTCATCCAGCTCCAACCTCTCGAGCCAATACAGTGTCCAGTAAATAAAATGCTTTGTCTCCTTGAGGTGAAAACTGGATAAAGGCGTCAGCTaaaggaaatgtaatgtaaaaactgCCACATAATTAACATGCTTAATAAAAGTTTGTAGCTCTAAATAAACTCCTGTTTTCATGTGTTCTTATTTGATGGTAAGTATTTCTATTAACTAGAATGAGTctctcagtagagcacaaaccTGCACCAAGGCCTAACAGTCTTTGCCTTAACCTTTACATATAATCAAGCTGCAATCAAGTTTCACACACTAATTAATAgcagtcctctaaatatgcttttcttttaaaaaatccGGATTCGTAACTTATTTCCTTGTAAATcagggaaaatgtcaaaaaccaTCTTGGTCCTTCCATGGTTCATGGAGTTTGTATAGTTTTGCACAATCCTGAGTAGTAACAAAACGAGGAGACGGGAGCAAATATATTTTCGGATGTATGAAAAACAAAGCTGAACATTAGAAATTTCATAACATAATTCAAAGTGATTGTTTAAGTCTTTCAGTTTGTCCTTGGCCAAAATCTAAATTTACTTGCGTTTTAGAAGAATCTTAAAACACATTCACTTGATCTGGACATTTACTGTTTTGAATTCTGTATATTTTATGTGGatctttattataatttttttattcttcaattcttacaaagttattttttacatttctaatCACGTGAGGAAATTTGTGtttataaaatgtgaaatatataaaaattctGATTATTCTTCCCTGTCTAAAAAACTAGGGGGAAACTAAGCAActtcttttcaaaatgtttcactTCCTTATTCTCGAAATGGAAAGTTGAGTTCACGTAATAACTTCGTCTTTCAGCAAGGTGCATTGTGATGATGTGATCCGGTGAAGGCATCTCCTCAGGTACATTTCCTCATTGTGACACAAGTCAGTAAAACAATATGTGACGAGTCTGAAAGATAAAGATGACAATGACAATCTTTTAGCACAAATGACCTTTAGAGTCATGATCCCGTCTTAGTGACGCTGAAGCTGCCGCAGCGGGAGGAgaactgagtgtgtgttaaCATCGCTTTACAACACCTGCTGCTTTGGTTATAGTGAGATGAGAGAGCAGAGCGGCCATTCAACAGGCAACTTGGAAAATACTGAATTTATCAAACCTCAATGCAAAGAACGTAGTGTCAAACTTACTGGATGTGGTTTTGCTCATAAATGTTTTGGAAAATGTTTGtagcagagaaacaacacagtTATAGCAATACTGTAACTTTTACtaagcaacagcgccccctgcagccgcACATGGTTGGATTCAGTTGGGCGAGTGATTAACTGGTTTTCATGTGGAGAAAAACCTAAGTCTATCAATGTTTTGAGTGGAGCTCTGACTGTGTCGTCCCACTGGACTGAAACCcaactgaactctggatattacccatgatcctctccTTCCTGAACCAATAGAACTGCTGCTATAACCAATCCACCAAATTCTGTTTAGacttcttcatattttattggTTTCCTGATGAATATTGATCTactgatctacagttcagcttcactcttcaacttGCTGCTGGACTTGCTTTAGACCCATCAAAGTTACATAGAACAGACATCCAGGGAATGTTCTCCATATTCCAAATCTATTAACCTTCAAATTAATTTGGAAGCTGCTGCTTTAAGGTAAAACTGTTTCAAATTGTTGCTTTCAGGCCGGATTCAGTGCAGGAAGCAGCAGGGCCTGTGGTAATGGTAAATTCATGGATTATCTTACACACCCATTAATCCAATAATGTGAAATGACTGAGATTAGAATAAATGGAGAAAAGCcttacagaggaggaggagagccggGGACCATGTCATGTGAAGCGCCCTCAAATATTCAAATCTAATCAAACTAGTTTGTCCAGATGGTGTGCAGGAAGTCTTGTGCTGGGAGAGTGTGtgtagagaggagagagggagagtgtgtgagtaGAGTTTAAAAACAGCGGAACAGTTAGACGTGTTTCTCTTGCAGAATAGTTCCATAGTGCTTGTGAGAGATTAAGTGCACGCAGCATGGATTCGTAGCACAGGAAATGATGTGCGTGCCTGAAGAGGAAGATTGCTGAAGTGTTATTAAGCACCTCAGGTAAGTGTTCATCTGTTTTCTTAATGTCATCATGTGTTCGTTCCTGATTGAAGCAGAAACAGAGGACCTGCACACTAATGAAAAATATCTCAGTTTACCAGCTTTATCTTTAAATGAGTTTTGAGCTCCTTCACGTTTCTTTATTTTGAGCTACTTCTCTGTAGATTTCCCTTTGCGGTGTCATATCACATCTTGCGTGAAGTGTGAGCACAATTTGACTCAACAGGTTCTGATAGGAGATATAAATGACTTTACCACCATGAGCCCTTCAGGGAGTGAAGGTGGAAACATTCTCCATATTCACACTCACTGAACCTTCAAACTCACTTtaatgaagctgctgttttagGGTAATGTTGCATGGTGTTGCTGTAAGTGTCATTAACAGTTGATATTAGTCCTGATGGGACGGTCTTTACAGGTTGTATCATGGTCCTTGCCCAGGGTTAGAATTCCAATGTAGTATAGAGGTTTATAAGAATATGAACTGCTCACTAATTCAAATACTGTCACTTCTACTCACTCATACTTCTCTTAGGGAACAATTATCGGTTACCACCTATCATCATCCATTGGTTTTGCTCTAGCCAACAAGCAGAAATCATGTAATGCTGCTATTGCTGCTTGTCTGATCTTTGACGCTCCACTGTTGCCATCAGAAGCTCCATACTCCCTCACCTGTGTTCCTGAATTGCAGATGTGTGTATTGACCACATGGAGGCAGAGAGTCACACTCACTCTGATGGACCATCCAGCTCCTGTCGAGCAACTCTcggctgctgcagagctgcagatgcCGTTCTCAGACACGGTCAAGTACCTCATCCTGGGCGTCTCCGTGACTCTACTCCTGCTGGCCCTGGGCATCCTGGCCTGGCAGACCTTCAGATgctgcaccaacacacacaccacatacacCCAGCAAGACACGGGTGAGTGGGGATAGGGCCACAGAACAAGACTGAACAGCACAGGTTGATGAAGCCTATAGTGTCTGACCAGTTCATAATGAACGTGTCTGATCTTCACTCTAGTGAACAGTGATGTGCTCGATTCAGATGAAAAGTCAACAACAGCAGGGAAGTACTCCGGAGCTCCAAGTATGAAGGTGAGCGAAGGAGATAGAGATTTTAAAAATCCTAAAATGTCATTTTCTAAACccatatgacaaagaaatgtaattaagcCTTGACATTTTACAGGTAAACCATATATagatcaaaagaaaacacaaatacaaccaaatatatcaAACTTAAAGTAAGAGAATAAGTATATTTCTTATGTAGAAAGTTTCTGCTttgttcattctgtaaaatcaaacattttatcGGTGGCGCTCTGTGTAGATTTTTCAAGTAAGAAACCATGTTTATGTGCTTAGAGATTAATGAGCAGACTTGTTCAAACTCAGGAGAGATGTGACTTGTGAAGTCAGATtacagctggaggagctgcagtggaTAATAACACCACTgatgatgtgcatgtgtgcgcccTCTCCAGGTGGAGGACGTCAGCACTGAGGTTCAGAGGCAGAGTCGTTGTTTGCCTCAGGCCTCCGGATCCAGCGAGGCAGAGGGAGACGAGGGCGAGCAGCTCAACGTTAAACAGGTAACAGACATTTCTGTTTAATCCTGACATGATGTGTAGATTCTCCTCTTAATTCATCTTAAATTAACAATTGAGGGTGAAGCTGGTTGCTAAATGGTTTGTGTGCATCCTAAATAGTATTTCAACCTATTTCCTCCTCACTCTGTTTTAAGGGACTCTTTTGCAGTTTGTAGAGTCAAGCTGTTTAAGTTGGGCTCTATAATTCCAATCAGACAAGAAATATCTTCTAGAAACTTAAATATATTGTAGCAAATTTCATGACAATCCACCAAATAACTTTAAGTATAGTTATTTCAAGTATAAATATATCTTTCATTATCCTGTGCAGCCAGCAGTGACCACATATGGTCAAATCCCTTTTGTATCAATACTCATAATAATCACAGTGAGACATTTGAAACAGCAGGGATAAAtattcacatctgcattttggCATATTAAAGCTACGGCCGGACGGAAGCAACAAACACTCAATACAAATTGTGGCTAGATTCGTCGAGGACtaagaataataatagtaatatttcaCTCTTAAACATTAATgtcaacctcatggtggcgcaAGAGGATTCAGAATCCTTTCAGAATCTTTTCTACACATTCTTTGAAGAAACATGCAGATATTCAGATCAATATTCATAAACACGGCCCCTTCATGCCCTCATCTGCATCCCAGCTCATACCTACAAATTATCAAATACcattaggattcatcctctggaaaCTAGAACGGTCAGGACAAAGTTTCATGTAAATCAATCCAATATTTGTATGAGAACTATTTACAACTTGCTCCCTTTAATCTATTTCTGTTAAGATTAACAAAGATGAAGCCCTGAGGAAACCGAAGATGTTAAACAGTATCAACACAAGGTGCTGGATGTATATTCCCTAACACGAGTTCTTGCACCAGGTGGATGGATCTCTTCGGTTCTCCCTGTACTACGACCAGCCACAGTCCCGTTTGGTGGTCACCGTCCTGCAGGTGGAGGGGCTTCAGGAGCTCAGCCAGACCTGCTGCCTCCAGCCATTTGTTAAACTACGACTCATGTTGGCAGGATCAGAGGGAGTGGACGTGGAGGTGGTTATCAAACACAGCATTGACATTAttatttgttgtctttttgtgCTTTTTTGAACCAATAAAATTACTGAATTTTTGCATTGAATTTCAGAATTATAGATCGAATGCCACAGTATTTGATATTTGGGTTaaaatctccttttttttttaaccatgctCAAAAATGTGTCAGATTGTCTTTCAGTCCTTGGCGGCTCTGTACCAAATAAAGCTTATGGTTACTGTTGTGCTCCTCTTAGGGTGGAGGGACGTCTCCTGCACTGTGGACAGTGCTGCAGGAGTGGCAGACTCGCATTGTGAAAGACAGCTGTAACCCTTTATATGGAGATCAGTTCAGCTGCATTCTGCAGGATAAAGACGCACTTCATCACGTCAGCCTTAGGATGGAGGTCCTGCAGTAAACCCCTCTCACTCTCAGTAACTCTAAAATCCTATTCTATCATAGACGTAAAGAGGTACTATTTACTTTATACCTGCACTGACAACACATTTTccaattaaaaatgaataaaactacTTGCAGATGACAACTTTGCTGTCATACTGCAACGTCAGAGGGATTTTAAGCTCTAAGCCCTACAGTCATAGTGCAGAATTGACAGTGCATTCATGTGAGgaaaggaaaatgtgttttcttactgTGTTTCGTCATGTATCCGTGTGTTTCTCAGGTGTGGGACTTTGATAAATTCTCGAGACACACGTTGTTGGGAGGGGTGAGGGTTCCTTTCGGGAAGCTCAACGTCTCTCACCCTCTGGAGCTGCACGAGGATCTGCAGCGACCCCAGAAGGTACAGCAGCCATGTTCTGTGACACTGCACAAACAGactcatttaaaatgtcatgGGTAGTCAGGAAGAAAGGCTTTTCCTACATGTCCCACTTTAATGAGTAGCATGAAGTAATTTCCAAAACTTAGAATGAGGATGTGTTGAATATACAATTTCCCTCATTAGATGATTATTGTTGTTTAACTCAACAAACTAACTTAATTTAACTGCAActttaaaagtcaaaatttgCATAAGGGGGGAAAGGAAAGAAGTGTTGATCCTCTCACTCTGGACAGGATCGTGTCGGAGAGGTGCTGCTGTCACTGAAGTTTCTTCCCACTTCTCAGAGGCTTGAGGTTGGTCTGCTAAAGGTCAGAACAGTCCCCACTGAGATATGCTCAGATGCCGGTAAATAACAAACCTCTTTACAAATGTAAAACCATCAGAAAccatacacacagtcacagtgtAACGTATAGAGTTACTGATTTGCTGTTCTTGTGTTGTACAGCCGTTTACGTCAGGATCAGTGTCCAGTGTAATCATTGCAAGCTCAGGTCGCAGAAGACCTCGGTGGAGGCCCGGTGCCGGGTGAACGTCTTCAACGAGGTGCTCATGTTCTCGCTGCCCGAGTTTCCTGTGGAGCGGTGTAAAATCATAATCTCTGTGTATGAGACTCACACGAGCTGGAAATCCCCCAAACATCTGATAGGACAGTTGACTgtggggaaggagaggagaacgGAAGACGAGCACTGGAACTGGATGATGCGCTCAGTCCGGCAGCCTGTAGCAAAGTGGCATGGCCTGCTGATCTGATCTGTGGTTTATAAACCCACTTCTTAAATCTCCCCGCCTGCTTGTGTTTAAAGCTGTTGTTCTTCTTTGTTCAGCTGTTGAGAGATGGGCAGCTGTTGAAGTTAAGGACAAACACGGACTCCTTTACTCTCGACTCCAAAGTGATTTAACAAAGAGTTCTTCCTGCCTCAATCAGGAAAGAGGAGTCACTACTAATCTGAGACTTCAGGATTCACAATCTACTCATTCACTTACAgtgcatctttctttctttttattttcaaatcacattttattgaaAAGGATCTTATCAACTGACTTTTTTACTCCTTTCATCAAGATTACTTGAGTGTTGTACCTACTGTACTCGATCAGTGAATACCTGTTAATTGTGTTGTTGACATATTCATCTTTAAGCTGTGTTGTACTATTGTAATTGCTCTACTGAAAGTTTATTAAATCTTTATATTCCAGCTCAACACAATATTACATAAATCTTTATGCTTATAGCCAacaatttatattatattatttattgaaCGATTTTACCTGATGCCGTATAATTATGTTTGTCTTGGGTTTTCTTCATTTGTCCCAAGTGAAGTATTTTGCAATGGCTAAAGTTGAAATGACcgacataaataaaataattattaatatgattttttgaaatacactcctgatcaaaatcttaagaccagttaaaaaattgcatgaatttgaattttgcactgttggatcttaggaaggttctaagtagagcttcaaaatgtgaaaagaagaaatgggaacaagagaccaaaagttgtgagcaggcaatttattgaaaacaacaatttaactcaaataggctgttcatcagctgatcaaaagtttaagaccacagcctttaaaagccaaaatctgtgcaaacatttgaattccatgtcatttcctgtcaagtaatcacactgtgaagatctcttgatggcaaaggcaaaaaagctcaccgtctttgaacgtggtaggattgttgaactacataaacaaggcctctcacaacgtgccatcgctgctgaggttggacgcagtaagacagtcattttgcatttcttaaaagatcctcagggttatggaacaaaaaaatcaagtggtagaccccaaaaaatctcaccggcgctgagccggaggatccgaatggctgtccgtcaagacacgggacgatcctcgtcccaaattaaggccattactggtgctgactgcagcccaataaccatcagacggcatctgcgaaggaagggcttcaaaaacaagaaacgtcttcaaaggccacgtctcc
Above is a genomic segment from Pleuronectes platessa chromosome 7, fPlePla1.1, whole genome shotgun sequence containing:
- the si:dkey-12e7.4 gene encoding C-factor; its protein translation is MSGATRFRQCGSVLVTGASRGIGLQIVESLAGGGFSPGKIIATTRNPGGAQKLQDLALKHPNIHITTLDVLSQESIDKCAEEVSRLVQDQGLNCLINNAGINVVADFHSVTAEKMIENFHTNAVAPLMITKAFLPLLKAAASRGGAGGSGSMSIQRAAVINMSSLMGSVERNWGESANIKWFPYRTSKTALNMVSRCMAADLEPDGILCIAIHPGWVRTDMGGSQATLSPEESTSSMLSVIGGLSEKHHGSFLNFTGEVLPW
- the syt19 gene encoding synaptotagmin-2; amino-acid sequence: MCVLTTWRQRVTLTLMDHPAPVEQLSAAAELQMPFSDTVKYLILGVSVTLLLLALGILAWQTFRCCTNTHTTYTQQDTVNSDVLDSDEKSTTAGKYSGAPSMKVEDVSTEVQRQSRCLPQASGSSEAEGDEGEQLNVKQVDGSLRFSLYYDQPQSRLVVTVLQVEGLQELSQTCCLQPFVKLRLMLAGSEGVDVEGGGTSPALWTVLQEWQTRIVKDSCNPLYGDQFSCILQDKDALHHVSLRMEVWDFDKFSRHTLLGGVRVPFGKLNVSHPLELHEDLQRPQKDRVGEVLLSLKFLPTSQRLEVGLLKVRTVPTEICSDAAVYVRISVQCNHCKLRSQKTSVEARCRVNVFNEVLMFSLPEFPVERCKIIISVYETHTSWKSPKHLIGQLTVGKERRTEDEHWNWMMRSVRQPVAKWHGLLI